The following nucleotide sequence is from uncultured Draconibacterium sp..
GAAATTAACAGGATACCCGCCATAAAAAACACAAAAATCTTAACCAACTGAACATAGCCTTTTATCGAGCGGTTATGCGAAAACTCCGTTGTATTATAAATTTGCAGCGCAGCATTTAATGTCGAGTTTGCCACAAAAACAATTATTGTGATGAAATAGATGCGCGATATTCTTAGTAGCAAATCGGTAAGCCCCCAATAGTAATCCAGCGATAACGATTTATAAACATCCGATGCCAGTTCACTCACCTCCTGGTGAATATTCGGATACGAGAAATCAGCCGTATAAAAAAGTATAAAAGCCGGCACCAAATGCGCCAAGCCTTTAAAAACCCGGTTTTCAATTAAAATATCATCCCAATGCGTTTTTGTGCGTCGGGCAATACGCTGAACAATCGATAAAAATATTCTACGGGTAACAAAATGGGCAAACCACGCCACAAAAATAATGAGCACAATACAAATTAATGCAGCAATGGGTTTGGCCAAAACATCCATTGTACTGATCTCGCGAATATGGTCGAGTAAATAACGGTAAATAATTTTCATATCATCAAAGTTCTTCGTTTTTAGCGGTATAGAAAGCTTTGCTTTTCCCGGCTATCAAATTATCATTAATAGTTAAAATAATCGTCTGTTATAATTCTAATAAAGCTCAAATATTATCAAATTGAAACCGAATCATAAAAAGTTAACACATATGTCATACTTTGTCTGTTTCTGAATTCCTATTTTCATCCAAAAATAATAAATGAACATAAAATGAAGTTGAAGTTTGCTCTTATTCTTTTCGTAATCCCTTTTTTCACTTTCGCACAACCTGAATTCAACACCTATTTTAAAGATAAAACGTTCCGGTTCGATTTTCTGTTGGGCGGAAACAGTAAAGAAGTTGTGGTATATCCGCAACAAATGAAACAGGAGCCGTTTTGGGGCGGTTCGAAAAAGAACCTTATCGACGTGTTTAATTACGGAAGTTACCGTTACCGCGTTTTCGATGTGAAAAGCAACGAGCTGATATACAGCAAAGGTTTTAGCACCCTTTTTCAGGAGTGGCAAACCACTGCCGATGCCAAAACCAACAACAAAACATTTTATCAGGCAGCACTTTTTCCGTTTCCGAAAAACGATGTGCGCCTCGAACTTGATGCCCGCCAGTGGGATGGAACCTTTAAAACAATTTACACCACCGATATTAACCCGAAAGATTACTTCATTTTAAAAGAAGAAATGCATGGTTTCGAAACAAAGGATATTGTAAATAACGGCGACCCGGCAAAAAAAGTAGATATCGCAATTTTGGCCGAAGGATACACGGCTGCCGAAATGCAGGATTTTTATGCTGATGCTGCAAAAGTTTCGGGTTATTTATTCGATACCGAACCGTTCAAATCAGAGAAAGCAAACTTTAATGTGCATGCCGTTTTTGCGCCGTCGGAAGATTCAGGAACCGATGTTCCGGGCGAACACATTTACAAAAACACTTTTTTTAATACCAGCTATTACACCTTCGATTTGCCGCGCTACCTCACTACTGCCGACATGAAAACCGTTTACGATGCCGCAGCCAGCGTTCCTTACGATCAGATTTATGTTTTGGTTAATACCGAACGTTACGGAGGTGGCGGATTTTACAATTTTGTTACTGTTTGCACTGCCGATAATGAACTGACACCAAAAATTATCGTTCACGAATTTGGTCATGGTTTTGGCGGGCTGGGCGACGAATATTACAACTCGGCCGTGGCATACGAAGATTTCTACAACCTTGAAATTGAACCATGGGAACCCAACATTACCACATTGGTTGATTTTGATAAGAAATGGAAAAATATGATCGACGAAGATACTCCGGTTCCAACACCGCGAAAAGATAAATATAAGAATACCGTAGGTGTATACGAAGGAGGCGGTTACATGGCCGAAGGAATTTACAGTCCGCATATCGACTGCCGAATGAATACCAACGAAGCCGAAGGTTTTTGCCCGGTTTGCCAGGAGGCCATTCGGAAGGTTATTCGATTTTATTCGGAGTAAGAATAGTAGCTCGAAAATGGCGGCAGAGAAAATAGATCATCCAAACGGTGCTCCAAAATGGCGGTGGAAAAAACGAATGATCAAAATACACCTCCAAAACCGTAGCGACGAAAATAAATTGTTGAAATTGGGTTCCAAAACGGCGGCGACGAAAATAAATCATCGAAGCTGGTCTCCAAAATGGCGGCAGAGAAAATGAATCATCAATTATAATCTCCACAAATTTGGAATAATAAAAATGGATCTATTTCACTTGATCAAAACATAAAAAAAGCGGATGAGCTAAACAACTCATCCGCTTTTTTTGTCTCCTCCTCTTTTTTCTATTCCTCTTTCTTCTTCAATAGTTTAGAAGTAATTGCGTAAGCTATAATTAAGCCAACTCCTCCCATTACCAGAATTGCTGTAAAGAAAGCAACAACTTCGTCGATTACGTTTGATAACGCAAATCCTACCAGCACGCCTAAACCTGCTGCTATTAAGAAGATTCCCCATTTAACTAACGATAACTGAGAACATTCTCCTTTAAATATTCCGGCGTCGAGCCCTTTTTCTACCAGCGCCAGGCGCTCTTTGGTACGTGTGGTCCAGTAAACGTATAAGATGGCGAAGATTGCCAGAAAAAAACCGATTGGTACGAAAATTCCTTCCATGATATTAATTTTTAAATGTTATTATTTCTGTTTTCGCTCTTTTGACGTCACTTTATTTCCGCGGTTACAACTTTTTTGATTTTTTTTCTTGCTGATGAATCATTTCACGCAGATTTCGCAGATAAACGCGGATTTTAATACAATAATAAGACAAAAGTGAAATCCGCAATTTGTATCATTCTCCCTTTAAAATTATTGAATTTGCGATATCAGCGTAATCTGCATGAAACAATTCTCCCCTTTCCGTTAACTGACAGATTCGGAGCTTCAGAATAAATTAATTCTTGTATTACCCGAAAGATGCTGAATCAAGTTTAGCATAACGTGCTAATTAATCTGTCATAAAAACAGCGGCCTATTTTCTAATGATTTCTATTGTGCCTATTGTGGTGAAAATTCTTTATCTGTGTAATCTGCGCCATCTGCGAGAAACTTTTTCTTTGTAACTTGTAACCTGTAATTCATTATTACGTCAAAAGAGCGAATGGAGCAGAAAGATGATATCTATTACATAGAAAAGGTAAAGGCCGGACAGACCAATTACTTTTCGTACATAGTGGAAAGATATCAGGATATCGTTTTTTCCATTGCAATGAAAGTTCTTAAAAATCGTGAAGACGCCGAAGAAATGGCACAGGAGAGTTTTATAAAAGCTTACAAATCGTTGCACACGTTTAAAGGCACTGCAAAATTTTCCACCTGGCTCTACCGAATAACCTATAATAATTGTATCTCGGAAGTGCGAAAAAGGAAAATGCATTTTGCATCGACCGATGATGTACAGATTGCCGACGAAGCTGAAGAAATGAACCTGGATGGAATACCGGAAGAAAACAGGGCGCAGGCCATTAAAGCCGCCATGGATAAGCTACCGGAAGATGAATATACGCTGATACTTTTGTATTATTTCGAGGAACAATCGATCGAGGAGATCAGCCGGGTAACAAAACTCTCGGAAAGCAATACAAAAGTGAAACTTTACAGAGCTCGCAAAAAGCTCTATACTATTTTGAATGAATTAATGAAGGACGAATTATACACTATATTATGAGCGAACTGGAAGACATAAAATTAAGAGCATTCCTGCAAAAAATGGAACTGGAAAAACCGGGTTCAGGTTTTACAGTTAATGTGATGAACAAGATTTTTGAGGAAGATAGTGTACTGGAAAAAATTAAATCGGAGAAGGTTTTAGGAAAAGGATTTTGGATTATCTCGATACTTTTTGTTGCACTACTTGCTGCTATTTTCTTTTTAAATAATGCCGGAGTGCAGGCCGACGGTCAGATTGAACAACTACTGCCTGAAGCAGGACAAGGATTAACTCAAGGCTACGAATCGTTCTTTAGTAGATTAGGAACATTGCCATTAAGTATTGCTGGCATAACCATAGCTGTTTCCGTGCTCATCTTCATCGACAAAATTATAAGTGCAAACAGTAAGGTATTTGCATAAAAAATATATTTGACTCCAATTAGAATCCCGGCTGATCAGTCGGGATTTTTTTATTCATATTGCTTTAATAACCCCAGCATTATCAGGTACTGGGCAGCAATGTAGGTGATCATTATCAGCAGGCCTTCGTACGGAATCTCAATGAGAAAACGGTTAATGGCGATCAGTGAATCGGACAAAACAAAAAACAACGAACCTGCAAATACAAGGCTAAAACTAATTGGATGTCCGTTTCCGAAACGATTTAATGCCATTGCCGACATGGTTAAAATAGCGACCACATAAATAAAAATGGCAATACTAAGTACCATGTCTAATTTCGGAAAAAGTACAATATAAACGATTAAACCATAAGCAAGATAAGGAATCAGCCACATCGGTTTTTTCCTTAAAAATGGTGTTTTCCCCGAAAGATCGATGGTGCGTAAAAACACGAAAATATAAAATACCTGTGCCACCAGAAAAGAAACAATACCGAATACGAAAAAAGTAAATTCGGCTGCAAACATCATTAACAAATCGCCAATCCACGAAAACAGGAAAGCGCAACCTGCCAGAAGCAATACTTTTTTATCGATATTTTTTGAATGCAAAAAGAAATAACCGGCAATCCAAATTAGCAGTAACGGTTTTGCAATATGATCAATTTGTGGGTTTTGCAAATACTCCCCGGCCAGATCGGCAACCACAATCGCAATAAAAAGAATGTGAAGAAGAATCTTTTTCATCTATCGCTGTTTGAGGTAAATTTAAAACTATTCGGGTAAATAACGAAACCCAGGCTTAAAAACAGGCTTCGGCCATAAGGTACTTGTTTACGTACTCGTTCACACCATCCTCAAGCTCAACAAAAGGTTTGGTATAACCTGCATCGCGCAATTTCTGCATTTCGGCTTCGGTAAAATACTGGTAGCGCCCGCGTAAATCTACGGGTGTATCAATAAACGAAATATCCGGGTTTTTATTCAAACTGCTAAAAACAGCTTTTGTAAGATCGAGAAAAGAACGGGCTTTTCCTGTTCCAACATTGTAAATTCCCGAATTGTCCTGGTTCTCCATAAAATACATCATCACATCCGCAATATCTTCTACATAAATAAAGTCGCGACTTTGCTCGCCATCTTTATAGGCTTTGTGATGAGAACGAAACAACTGCATATGACCTGTTTCTTTAATCGTTTTATAAGCATGCAGTACTACCGAAGCCATTCGGCCTTTGTGGTATTCGTTTGGCCCGTAAACATTAAAGAATTTCATACCAGCCCAAAACGGAGGTGTGCGGAACTGCTTCAACGCCCACACATCAAAGTCGTGTTTCGACCAGCCATATAAATTAAGCGGACGTAAATCCTGTATTTTTTGATGTTCATCAGAAAAACCTTCTTCGCCATTACCGTAAGTAGCTGCCGATGAAGCATACAACAGCGGTACTTGAATTTCGGAACAAATATTCCACAGGCGCTGCGAATAAATTAAATTTAATTGCTGATAGAGTTCGGGCTCCTGTCCCACCGTATCGGTTCGTGCCCCCAGATGAAAAATGAAATCTACATCTTGTGCGTTTTTAATTAACCACTTGAAAAACTCGTCACGATCAATGTACTCCCGATAATCTTTTTTCAATAGATTCAAATCTTTCCAGGGGTCATCAAACTTGTCAACCAGAATCAGATCTTTGTATCCTGCTTTGTTGAGTTTTCCTACTAAATAACTTCCGATAAATCCGGCTGCTCCTGTTACAACTATCATTTTAACGCGGTTTCGTTTGGTACAGCAAAAAACTCTGTTTTCTGAAAAATGTGGCTTTTTGTAATAACAAACTAGTCACGATGGTTTTTATTGTACGCTGCACAAAATAAAATTAACTTTTTTTAATTGCCAAAAAATAACAGATAAACAGACGCTTCAAAGGCAAATTTGGTTGCTTTACTTATTTTCTTTTAATGTTTTTAGTGATTAAGCTGATACAATCGTCAGCAAAGAGTTAAAATATCGGCTAATACAGGACATTACAAAATACTGAACAACAGCGCATTTACTTAAATAAAAACGGTAAGCGGTATTTAGCAGGAAATAGTGAGCAGCCTAAACAACGGGTTCTGCAATGTGACTTAACATTTGAAACAATGCATCTTTTAAATGAACAAGAGCCAGCGGAATGTTCCATTTTGCAGAATCGCGTGGCTCAACATAGTTCGAAATCGACCGCACCTGGTAACATTTTACGCCCATCCAGGTGCAAACATAAAAAACTGCTGCTCCTTCCATCGATTCAACATGCGCGTTAAATTTTTCTCGCATTTCGGCAATGCTGGTATCGCGTCCAAAGCTTTTATTGGTGGTTACTCCTTTTACCTTTTTAAGTTTAATCCAACCGTTTGAGTTGGTAGCTTTTAATAGACCATTTTCAAACGGAAAATCATTTAAACCAATATACCCCGACTCGAAAAGTGTAAGAAATTCATGTTGTTTCTCAATGCCCAGGTCTGCAAATTCTTCGCTTACCACGTTCACTACTTCACCTATTTTCAGCTCGC
It contains:
- a CDS encoding lysoplasmalogenase; this translates as MKKILLHILFIAIVVADLAGEYLQNPQIDHIAKPLLLIWIAGYFFLHSKNIDKKVLLLAGCAFLFSWIGDLLMMFAAEFTFFVFGIVSFLVAQVFYIFVFLRTIDLSGKTPFLRKKPMWLIPYLAYGLIVYIVLFPKLDMVLSIAIFIYVVAILTMSAMALNRFGNGHPISFSLVFAGSLFFVLSDSLIAINRFLIEIPYEGLLIMITYIAAQYLIMLGLLKQYE
- a CDS encoding sigma-70 family RNA polymerase sigma factor — encoded protein: MEQKDDIYYIEKVKAGQTNYFSYIVERYQDIVFSIAMKVLKNREDAEEMAQESFIKAYKSLHTFKGTAKFSTWLYRITYNNCISEVRKRKMHFASTDDVQIADEAEEMNLDGIPEENRAQAIKAAMDKLPEDEYTLILLYYFEEQSIEEISRVTKLSESNTKVKLYRARKKLYTILNELMKDELYTIL
- a CDS encoding M64 family metallopeptidase; the encoded protein is MKLKFALILFVIPFFTFAQPEFNTYFKDKTFRFDFLLGGNSKEVVVYPQQMKQEPFWGGSKKNLIDVFNYGSYRYRVFDVKSNELIYSKGFSTLFQEWQTTADAKTNNKTFYQAALFPFPKNDVRLELDARQWDGTFKTIYTTDINPKDYFILKEEMHGFETKDIVNNGDPAKKVDIAILAEGYTAAEMQDFYADAAKVSGYLFDTEPFKSEKANFNVHAVFAPSEDSGTDVPGEHIYKNTFFNTSYYTFDLPRYLTTADMKTVYDAAASVPYDQIYVLVNTERYGGGGFYNFVTVCTADNELTPKIIVHEFGHGFGGLGDEYYNSAVAYEDFYNLEIEPWEPNITTLVDFDKKWKNMIDEDTPVPTPRKDKYKNTVGVYEGGGYMAEGIYSPHIDCRMNTNEAEGFCPVCQEAIRKVIRFYSE
- the mqnB gene encoding futalosine hydrolase, encoding MEILVVAATTMEIKLIVDELEKVEEESHFVKTYRFGDLNIDILVSGIGSSFATFHLTNALREKKYDAVINIGLAGSLTRELKIGEVVNVVSEEFADLGIEKQHEFLTLFESGYIGLNDFPFENGLLKATNSNGWIKLKKVKGVTTNKSFGRDTSIAEMREKFNAHVESMEGAAVFYVCTWMGVKCYQVRSISNYVEPRDSAKWNIPLALVHLKDALFQMLSHIAEPVV
- a CDS encoding DUF6249 domain-containing protein, encoding MEGIFVPIGFFLAIFAILYVYWTTRTKERLALVEKGLDAGIFKGECSQLSLVKWGIFLIAAGLGVLVGFALSNVIDEVVAFFTAILVMGGVGLIIAYAITSKLLKKKEE
- the rfaD gene encoding ADP-glyceromanno-heptose 6-epimerase, yielding MIVVTGAAGFIGSYLVGKLNKAGYKDLILVDKFDDPWKDLNLLKKDYREYIDRDEFFKWLIKNAQDVDFIFHLGARTDTVGQEPELYQQLNLIYSQRLWNICSEIQVPLLYASSAATYGNGEEGFSDEHQKIQDLRPLNLYGWSKHDFDVWALKQFRTPPFWAGMKFFNVYGPNEYHKGRMASVVLHAYKTIKETGHMQLFRSHHKAYKDGEQSRDFIYVEDIADVMMYFMENQDNSGIYNVGTGKARSFLDLTKAVFSSLNKNPDISFIDTPVDLRGRYQYFTEAEMQKLRDAGYTKPFVELEDGVNEYVNKYLMAEACF